A region of Anopheles merus strain MAF chromosome 2R, AmerM5.1, whole genome shotgun sequence DNA encodes the following proteins:
- the LOC121590763 gene encoding uncharacterized protein LOC121590763: MQSQEIHELPILLPYLWPIFSSTMHGPRLVRWMSATSARVQPTVGTVFRLTRTFRETDVKQFVALTGDSNPIHVSAMNDCERKEQLFVNGAFLNGVIAGIIGSNFPGFVVTTQNFRFPNRCQLDKEVQFSVTVEEMRKIVTVSYESKQSDHVVFEGIAKLFAVRKWKRSTLLRLLTILVLIRAATGGKYSRFRLADVQRNSATNVPCTCAIFLTGQFNRFNRTEQPKGNPGIQLELMQHFPCTAAGNKQCANKCLDSIVKHLHNSQNVICATIDRDCFRERAYLFYQNCAPRWVNSNLSAGKEFCCQNDKPMRCNLMAELIRQSLLENEATNNGTTSSGSSDEQSTANR, encoded by the exons ACCGTACTTGTGGCCGATCTTCAGTAGCACTATGCACGGGCCTAGGCTAGTGCGATGGATGAGCGCCACAAGCGCCCGAGTGCAACCTACGGTGGGGACGGTGTTCCGTTTGACGAGAACATTTCGCGAGACCGATGTTAAACAGTTTGTCGCTCTAACCGGTGACAGCAATCCAATCCACGTGTCGGCGATGAACGACTGTGAGCGCAAAGAGCAGCTGTTCGTGAATGGAGCCTTCCTGAATGGCGTCATTGCGGGAATCATTGGTTCCAACTTTCCAGGCTTCGTGGTGACGACGCAGAACTTTCGCTTCCCGAACCGTTGCCAGCTAGACAAGGAGGTGCAGTTCAGTGTCACGGTGGAGGAAATGCGGAAAATTGTAACTGTTTCGTacgaaagcaaacaaagcgaTCACGTTGTTTTCGAGGGCATTGCGAAACTGTTTGCGGTGCGGAAATG GAAACGTTCTACCCTGCTCCGACTGCTTACCATCCTCGTCCTGATACGAGCGGCCACGGGTGGAAAGTACTCCCGGTTTCGACTAGCTGACGTGCAGCGCAATTCAGCCACCAATGTGCCGTGCACTTGTGCCATCTTTCTCACCGGGCAGTTTAACCGCTTCAATCGCACGGAACAGCCGAAAGGAAATCCTGGAATACAGCTGGAGCTGATGCAGCACTTCCCCTGCACCGCTGCGGGCAACAAGCAGTGTGCGAACAAATGTTTGGACTCGATCGTGAAGCATCTGCACAACTCGCAGAACGTCATCTGCGCCACCATTGATCGGGACTGCTTCCGGGAGCGAGCCTACCTGTTCTACCAAAACTGTGCGCCCCGCTGGGTGAACAGTAACCTCTCGGCGGGCAAGGAGTTCTGCTGCCAGAATGACAAACCGATGCGATGCAACCTGATGGCGGAGCTGATACGGCAATCGTTGCTGGAAAACGAGGCCACCAACAAcggcaccaccagcagcggaAGTTCCGACGAGCAAAGCACAGCCAACCGGTGA
- the LOC121589751 gene encoding 60S ribosomal protein L44: MVNVPKQRRTYCKKCKVHRVHKVTQYKKSKERQAAQGRRRYDRKQKGFGGQTKPIFRKKAKTTKKIVLRMECVECKYRKQTPLKRCKHFELGGDKKRKGQMIQF, from the exons ATG GTAAACGTACCGAAGCAGCGCCGTACGTACTGCAAAAAGTGCAAGGTTCACCGCGTGCACAAGGTGACGCAGTACAAGAAGTCCAAGGAACGACAGGCTGCCCAGGGTCGTCGTCGTTACGATCGTAAACAGAAGGGTTTCGGTGGTCAAACCAAGCCCATCTTCAGGAAGAAG GCCAAGACCACCAAGAAAATCGTGCTGCGTATGGAATGTGTCGAGTGCAAGTACCGCAAACAGACCCCACTGAAGCGCTGCAAACACTTCGAGCTCGGCGGTGACAAGAAGCGCAAGGGACAGATGATCCAGTTCTAA